In the Oncorhynchus nerka isolate Pitt River linkage group LG2, Oner_Uvic_2.0, whole genome shotgun sequence genome, one interval contains:
- the LOC115127674 gene encoding gastrula zinc finger protein XlCGF52.1-like isoform X2 — MSEAGNIKSEDKPNLQSLGPDCDSGAQFALQDTEMTSVKLEDCSQTLELNVNIKDEEEEEKIGDSVYDGDHVEIFSPSGEQQQEDHRAKRSHHCPHCEEIFPILSKLEIHLKIHTGDNLYSCTDCGKSFTTSQALTVHLRVHTGEKPYSCSDCGESFSQQSSLKTHQRIHTGEKPYSCSDCGKSFSVSSNLKTHLKIHAGEKPYFCSDCGASFSQQSHLQTHQHIHTGKKHYLCSDCGKCFITSAELRVHQRTHTGEKPYCCSDCGKSFSQQSNLKCHRRIHTGEKPYSCSDCGKSFTHLDILKCHQRIHTGEKPYSCSVCGKSFSQQGNLKTHQRIHKGEKPYSCSDCGKCFTTSTELKVHRRTHTGEKPYCCSDCGKSFSRLATLKTHQCIHKVVSHKGEKPHHFSQTN, encoded by the exons ATGTCTGAGGCCGGTAACATCAAAAGTGAGGACAAACCCaacctacagtcactgggtcctgattgtgacagtggagcccagtttgcTCTGCAGGATACAGAGATGacatcagtgaagctggaagactgcagtcaaacactggagctgaatgtcaacattaaagatgaagaagaggaggagaagattgggGATTCTGTTTATGATG gagaccaTGTTGAGATATTCTCTCCATCCGGAGAGCAACAGCAGGAAGATCACAGAGCTAAGAGGTCTCACCACTGCCCACATTGTGAGGAGATTTTCCCAATTCTATCAAAACTAGAAATACACCtaaaaatacacacaggagataaTCTGTATTCCTgcactgactgtgggaagagtttcacaACATCACAGGCTCTGACAGTTCATCTGCGAGTCCACACTGGAGAAaaaccttactcctgctctgactgtggggagAGTTTCTCTCAACAGAGCAGcttaaaaacacaccaacgtatacacacaggagaaaagccttactcatgctctgactgtgggaagagtttctccGTATCCAGCAACTTAAAAACACACCTAAAAATACACGCTGGGGAGAAGCCttacttctgctctgactgtggggcaAGTTTTTCTCAACAGAGCCACTTACAAACCCACCAACATATACATACAGGAAAGAAGCATTACTTATGCTCTGACTGCGGAAAATGCTTCATAACATCAGCTGAGTTAAGagttcaccagagaacacacacaggagagaaaccttactgctgctctgactgtgggaagagtttctctCAACAGAGCAACTTAAAATGTCACCggcgaatacacacaggagagaagccttattccTGCTCTGATTGTGGGAAGAGTTTCACCCATTTGGATATATTAAAATGTCACCagcgaatacacacaggagagaagccttactcctgctctgtctgtgggaagagtttctccCAACAGGGCAActtaaaaacacaccaacgtatacataaaggagagaagccttactcctgttctgactgtggaaaatgcttcacaacatcaactgagctaaaagttcatcggagaacacacacaggagagaagccttactgctgttctgactgtgggaagagtttctccCGATTGGCTACCTTAAAAACACATCAATGTATACATAAAGTTGTTTCTCATAAAGGAGAGAAGCCTCATCACTTCTCTCAGACCAACTAA
- the LOC115127674 gene encoding gastrula zinc finger protein xLCGF3.1-like isoform X4, translated as MASVKLEDCSQTLELNVNIKDEEEEEKIGKSVSHGDHVETFSTSREQQQEDYRAKRSHHCPHCEEIFPILSKLEIHLKIHTGDNLYSCTDCGKSFTTSQALTVHLRVHTGEKPYSCSDCGESFSQQSSLKTHQRIHTGEKPYSCSDCGKSFSVSSNLKTHLKIHTGEKPYFCSDCGASFSQQSHLQTHQHIHTGEKHYFCSDCGKFFTTSAELRVHQRTHTGEKPYCCSDCGKSFSQQVHLKCHQRIHTGEKPYSCSDCGKSFTRLDILKCHQRIHTGDKPYSCSDCGKSFSQQGNLKIHQRIHKGEKPYSCSDCGKCFTTSTELKSHQRTHTGEKPYYCSDCGKSFSRLATLKTHQCIHKGEKPHHFSQTN; from the exons atggcatcagtgaagctggaagactgcagtcaaacactggagctgaatgtcaacattaaagatgaagaggaggaggagaagattgggAAATCTGTTTCTCATG gagaccaTGTTGAGACATTCTCTACATCCAGAGAGCAACAGCAGGAAGATTACAGAGCTAAGAGGTCTCACCACTGCCCACATTGTGAGGAGATTTTCCCAATTCTATCAAAACTAGAAATACACCtaaaaatacacacaggagataaTCTGTATTCCTgcactgactgtgggaagagtttcacaACATCACAGGCTCTGACAGTTCATCTGCGAGTCCACACTGGAGAAaaaccttactcctgctctgactgtggggagAGTTTCTCTCAACAGAGCAGcttaaaaacacaccaacgtatacacacaggagagaagccttactcatgctctgactgtgggaagagtttctccGTATCAAGCAACTTAAAAACACACCTAAAAATACACACCGGGGAGAAGCCttacttctgctctgactgtggggcaAGTTTCTCTCAACAGAGCCACTTACAAACCCACCAACatatacatacaggagagaagcatTACTTCTGCTCTGACTGCGGAAAATTCTTCACAACATCAGCTGAGTTAAgagttcatcagagaacacacacaggagagaagccttactgctgctctgactgtgggaagagtttctctCAACAGGTCCACTTAAAATGTCACCagcgaatacacacaggagagaagccttactcctgctctgactgtggaaagagtttcacCCGATTGGATATATTAAAATGTCACCAGCGAATACATACAGGAGataagccttactcctgctctgactgtgggaagagtttctccCAACAGGGCAACTTAAAAATACACCAACGTATACATAAAGGAGAGAAACCTTATTCCTgttctgactgtggaaaatgcttcacaacatcaactgagctaaaatctcatcagagaacacacacaggagagaagccttactactgctctgactgtgggaagagtttttccCGATTGGCTACCTTAAAAACACATCAATGTATACATAAAGGAGAGAAGCCTCATCACTTCTCTCAGACCAACTAA